The following proteins are co-located in the Phragmites australis chromosome 10, lpPhrAust1.1, whole genome shotgun sequence genome:
- the LOC133930165 gene encoding serine/threonine-protein phosphatase 7 long form homolog, whose amino-acid sequence MFVTQPHWAHEQPRSAYEHFRTQFDRLRPNDVVWEPYNVRAVHTRAGSGLSPLCTRDEEYWLTKAPLVFDIYVEEYSPQRVMRQFGRHQAFPLVPIRIVPLHVHRYTWKGQPAGHLWADRLAPYVATWAQALQDVVDEARPHTEGNFMEYLR is encoded by the exons atgtttgtcactcagccacactgggcccacgagcagcctcgtagcgcgtacgagcattttcgtacccagtttgacaggctacgtcctaacgatgtggtatgggagccatacaacgtTCGGGCCGTTCATACACGTGCAGGGTCgggattgtcacccttgtgcacccgtgacgaggagtactggctcaccaaggcgccccttgtcttcgacatctacgtcgaagagtactcaccgcagcgcgtcatgcggcagtttggccgtcaccaggcattcccgctcgtccccatccgtatagtccccttgcacgtccacag gtacacgtggaaaggccagccagctggccacctctgggcggaccgcttggccccttacgtggcaacatgggcccaagcgctacaggacgtcgttgatgaggcgcgtccccacaccgagggaaACTTTATGGAGTACCTACGGTAG
- the LOC133883427 gene encoding uncharacterized protein LOC133883427 — MYYGTSAWPSSAAPSYHAGPSSQYTWTPAEPSQSSYPSQEDEAGPDTAYDIVRDFFGGTPDYDVLQRSQVSSAPLRTQPTHDEPSTPVVPTRPSRHVGPPDPLTYSRGHVRVNQRHRDHDGAHGRRQRGRHE; from the exons Atgtactacggcacgtcagcgtggccttcttctgctgcaccgtcgtaccacgcag gcccctccagccagtacacatggacacctgccgagccttcacagtcctcctaccctagtcaggaggatgaggctggccccgacaccgcatacgacatcgtccgtgacttcttcgggggcacacctgactacgacgtccttcagcggtcccaggtttccagtgcaccgcttcggacccagcccacgcatgacgagccctcgacaccggtggtccctactaggcctagcagacacgtcggcccacctgaccccctcacctactccaggggtcacgtgagggttaaccagcggcatcgggaccacgatggggcgcacggacgacggcaacgagggaggcatgagtag